GCCCTGGTTCTAGTTGCGGGCGCGGGTCTGCTAGCGACGAGCCTGGTGCGGCTTTATCGCTCTGGTTTGGGCTTCGATCCACGCGGCGTGGTTAACATTGCCTTCAGCATGGACAAGCAACAGCTCGAAGGCGATGAACTGATGCAACTCTACCGGCAGATCGGCGATGGATTGCGGACGCAGCCTGGCGTGAAGGAGGTGAGCTTCGAGTCACAGGTGCCGCTGTCGGGAAGAGGCTGGAACGCGAACATCTCAAGCCCAGGTGCCGGAGAACACGTGATCTGGATGAACAGTGTGGGGTCAGATTACTTCAAAACGATGCGCATTCCACTTTATAAAGGTCGCGAATTTAACTGGAACGATACGAAGGCGAGCGGGCCGAAGATCATTCTGAATAAAGCTGCTGCAAAGCAGTTCTTCCCTGATGGAGAAGCGATCGGGCGGCAGGTGACGTATGTACGCCTGAAGACTTCGTATGAGGTGGTAGGCATAGTCGGCGATACGAAATACAAAGACGTGCGCAGGCCCGCTGCTGCTGTTGGGTATCTTCCGATGCAGCAGGACCTGGAGAAAAAAACGTCGCTGACCGCTGTGGTGCGTGTGGATGGGCCATGGGGTCCGATGGCTGCGGCGTCGCGCTCGCTGGCATCACGGCTGGCTCCATCGATTCCGGCGCCAATAGTGTATCCCTCAGATGAGCTAGTGGATAATTCGCTGGGCACAGAAAGGATGATGGCGGTATTGGGTATTTTCTTCGCGCTGTGCGCGTTGTTGGTGACGGCGATCGGACTCTACGGGACACTGGCCTATGCAACATCGCGCCGGACAGCAGAGATCGGCATTCGCATGGCGCTGGGTGCGCAACGGTCACGCGTGATGGCCATGGTCTTTCGCGAGAACGCAGTCGTTGCAGCGATGGGGTGCGTGGCCGGGTTGGTTGCGGCAATTATGTTGTCGAAGCTGCTCGTGAGCTTTCTGTATGAGACGCCGCCGCGTGATCCACTGGTCTTTGGCGGATCCATCCTGTTGCTGACGACGATTGCTTGCGCAGCTTCGTTCCTGCCAGCCCTTCGCGCCGCGCGTATTGAGCCGATTTCAGCGATTCGGTATGAGTGATCAAGATAGTCGACTACCATCGCGTGTCGATGCAGTTTAGACCAAAAAAGAACCAGGCATGCCGATGCCACATGCCCGGTTGAAGAGAGGAGAACTGTTACTGGACGGTAAGAGCAATTGTCGTTGTATGGACGATGCTTCCTGAGGTTGCCGTCACGGTGACCATTGAAGTGCCTGGAGTTACTGGTGGGGTAGAGGAGGGCGTAGAAGAGCTCTTCGTGGCTCCGCTGCATCCACCCAGAGTCAATGCGATCGTCAGGAAGGCTCCGCTGCAGAGCGCCATGCTTTTCCAAGCCTTTCTGCGCCTTCTTATCACTGGGAATAATCCTGCCAGTCCTATCGGGAACAGACTCCCCGCAAGAAGCATCCGACTGTGCAGGCTTCCCTTCATAGCAGTGGAATAGGGATTCGTTGGTGGCGTCGGCGTGGGTGTAGAGCTGTTACCCGAGATCGTCAGTGTCGAACTGGCAGCCTTGCCAGCCGTGGGAGTGACGGAGCTGGGAGAAAACTGGAAAGTGAGTCCCGTCGGCAATCCTGATGCTGTCAAACTTACTGCCGAACCGAATCCATTTGCGGGCGTGATGTTGATCTGAATTGTACCGGGAGTGCCTTGAGTCACAGTCAACGAAGATGTAGAGGCTGCTATCTGGAAATCTCCAGCAGGAGTGGGAGCCGCGGCGGTGATTGCGCCAAATAGGCCACCCTTCTCATCGTTGATGCCAGCAGAAAAGTACAAAGTGTTGGGATCGCCGGTTCCGTTCTCTCCAAAGAGAATCTCCCAAAGGCGATCATTGACGATGACCTTTCCATTTGCGTCTTGCAACTGACCTTTGAGCGCGAACGTGCTCGGATCGAAGGCATTGATCGTGCCATCACCAAAGTTTCCAACTAGAAGATCTCCGCCGAATGGTCCGAAGGAAGCAGGCGCGAGAACAAGTCCCCATGGTGCGTTCAGATTTCCTCCTGAGATCGCCCGCTTAATAAAGTTGCCATTTGTGTCGAAGATACTGATATATCCAGCGCCTGCTCCAGCAGTTGGAGGTCCTCCACCCGGTGTCTGCATCGCGTACATGACATAGACCTGGTTATTCAGCACGTGGACATTGAAAGGCGCGAATCCCTGAGGGATCGTGGGATCGGTGAAGCTGCTCGCCAGATTTGCGGGAGCAAATTTCGTATCGAAGACATCGATCTTGCCGGAGGCTAGGTTGGCGGTCAGGATGAAGTTTGCCGTGCTATTGTTAGCGATGGCCAGTCCGGTATAGACCGCTCCGGCAGCGGAGTTATCGACGACCGTCACAGCGTTCGTCAGGCTGGAGTTCCAGGCCGAGATGGTTCCATCCAGCGAATCGAAGAGGAACAGTGCCGACGATCCCTGCTTCAGAACGAAGTCGGTTGTAGAAGAGTTGAAGGCGATTCCGGTGGGAGAACCGCTCTTACTCTTGCTTCCAGCTGCTGGCGGTATGGTGACGATGAACTGCTTGTTCGCGCCGCCGTCATACACCTCGGACAAGCCCGTCCCTGTGGTGTTGATCCAAAAGGGAGTTTGTTGTCCGATCGCTACACCCCACGGATTGATGAGGTTCGGATCCGTCTGCTGCGCTTTCACGGAGCCGTCCGAGATCAGGTTGGACTGCGTATAACTGTTGCCGGTCTGGGCCTGTGCCAACCCCGGCAATAGCAAAAGCGGAGCAAGATAATGAATCCGTCCAAGCATTTGCCCTGTCACCTCATATGAAGGATCTGCGCAAATGACACTGCTATGCCGTCTGGTTTATGCGCAGTCATAGGGGATAACTGCGACATGGCGTTTTTATTCCGCGCTTGGATCAGAAAATTTGGGAAGAAGCAGGAAAGACAACGGTCTTTTGCAAATTATGATTTGCTTCTGCTACGGAGTGTTAGCTGAAATGACTTCCGCGGCAGTGATCACCCCACCGCCTGCTGAATTAATTCTATCAATTTGCATCTCTCAGATTCGCCTTCAAAATTTTTCCGTTCGCGGGTATTGTTGAGAAGTTTTGTCATGTGCCGAAGCAAAATGTTCTGCGACTTTCGACAATAACTATACATCCGTATAATTACTCACCCTCACGAGGCGCCAATGACGACCAGCACAGCCACCGCCAATCGCCGGACCATGATGCTCGAGGGCCCGCTTACCCGCTCGCTGTTTACTCTTGCTTTGCCCATCACCCTGGCCAATATTTTGCAGACCGGCTACCAGATGACCGATGCCTTCTGGGTAGGCCGCCTCGGGGCCGCGGCAGTTGCAGCCGTTGCTATCAGCTTTCCTGTAACTTTCCTCATCATCGCCCTCGGCTCAGGTCTTGCCATCGCTGGAGCTACGCTTTCGGCGCAATATATGGGAGCGGGCAAGCAGGAGATGGTGGACCACGTCGCCGGGCAGACGATGCTGATGGTCGCCTTTACCTCGATCATTCTTGGTGGAATTGGATTTATCGCCGCGCCATATCTCCTAAACCTCATGGGAGTCGCGCCAGACGTCTATCGCGATGCTCTCGGCTTCATGCGGGTGTCCTTTGTAGGAATCATCTTTGTCTTTGGTTATGCCATGTTTCAGGCGCTGATGCGCGGCATTGGTGAAACAAAGCTGCCTTTGGTGATTGTGCTGGGGACGGTGTTGCTTAACTTTCTTCTCGACCCGCTATTCATCTTCGGATGGGGCCCGATTCCGGCAACGGGAGTGATGGGCGCTGCGATCGCCACTGCCATCACACAGGCTCTGGCTGCAGCGGTTGGCATCTTCATCTTTGTGCGGGGACGGCATGGAATTCACCTGCATTGGGGAAATCTCAAGCCGGACATGGAGTACATACAACGTGCCCTGAAGCTTGGATTGCCAGGTTCCATCGAGCTCTCGACGCGCGGACTCAGCCTTATCGTGCTCTCATTCTTCGCTGCCAGCTTTGGAACGCTGACCACTGCAGCCTACGGCGTTGGCTCGAACATCTTACAAGTAGTGATGATTCCTGCCATGGGAATCTCGATGGCAGTTTCCACCATGGTGGGGCAGAACATGGGTGCGGGCAAGGTGGAGCGTGCTTCGCGCACGGCCGTGCTTGGAGCGATTACCAGCTTTATCGGGCTCTCGCTGGCAGGTGTGGCCGCGTGGCTGTTTGCACCGCACATCGTTCGCTTTTTCGTGCCGCACGATGCAGCGGTCATCGCGGAAGGAGCGCGCTATGTTCGCATCATGTGCCTCGCCTGGGGATTCATCGGTATCCAGTTCTGCTTTATCGCGGTCTTCCGAGCCAGTGGCAAGATGGTGATGGCGATGGCGATTGCGCTGTTGTCGCAGTGGACGGTGCAGTTCCCGCTGGTTTGGCTGCTCTCCAAGCACACCAGCCTGCACGAACACGGCTTGTGGTGGTCGTTCCCGATCAGCAGCACCGCAGGAGCAATCTTCTCTTCCATTCCGTTCTTTACAGGGGGTTGGAAGAAGAAACGTCTCACCGACGAGATCGCTCTGAAAGCAAAGGTAACCGAGGAGGAGATCGTCGAGGAGGGCCTGCGATGAGCCGGCCTTCGCGCAATCAGGATCAATTGCTGATCGAAACCGCTAAGCGTCTATATCCAGAAGTAGGTGCTAGTGGCATGAGCCTCAAACGCGTCGCCGAAGAGGCTGGGGTCAACCTTGGGATGTTCAGCTACTACTTCGGGTCGAAGTCGAACTTTATGCGCAAGGTGCTGGAGGCTCTTGTAGAAGAGGCCGGAACCTACGCCACAATCCCTCTGCCTGCAAGTGCTTCTTCCATTGAGCGTTTGCGTTGTTTCTTGATCACCTTGGGTAGAAACTACCGTGACCATCGCCGCCTTGCGCTCGCGATGTATCGTGACTTTCTTAACCAGGATCCCGATGTCACGGATCATCTGTTTGAGAGGATTCAACAGCAGATGATTGGGCTGACCCCGCTGATTGAGGAATGCCAGCGCGATGGTTACGTGGACGGCATGCTTTCCATGCAACAGATCATTAGTTTTTGCATGGGGACGGTGAAAACGCCGATTGTGGTGGCTGCTTCGCAGGAGCGCGGTCCCCGTCGTGGTCCTAAGTTGCTACGTGAAGGCACTAGTAAAATGCTTACTGATGAGGCTATTGCCCAGAGAGTGGAGCTGGCTCTGCGCGGCATTGCAAAACCACAGAGCGCTCGCAGGTAGTTATGGCATTGTTTTCAGAAAGGCGATCACGTCCGCGCGTTCCTGCGGTTTTACGACGTGGAAGTCCATGTTGTTCCCGGCGACGAAGGCGTCGGGATCGGTAAGCCACCGTTCCAGCGAGTGCTCGTCCCAATGGATGTGGGATTGTTTCAGAGCGGTGGAGTAGTCGAAGCCAGTGACTGATCCGGCCTCGCGACCATAGACTCCGCGCAAGTGTGGCCCTTCGCGGTTCTGATCGAGAGAATGGCATCCGGTGCATCGATGTTGAAAGACGTCTTTGCCGCGCGCCGCGTCCGCTGCGATGGATACTTCCTGATTGAGTGTTCCGGGGTCTGGCGTTGAACTATCGTCCACCCAGCGAGCGATAGCGTCGATCTCCGGTGTAGTCACAATGCTGCCCCGGTGAATCAGACGATATTGCGGTAGGGGCATCTTGTGCGACCTGGTCTCAAGCAGGATCTTTTCCCGGAAGGCGTCCTGCTCATCCGTAGAGTAGCTGTTCCATTGTGAGAGATTCATTGCCTTGCGGCCTTCGACAATGTCGCGTTCGACCAGCCAGGAGATGGGCGCCAGTCGAGCATAGAAGGGCAATCGTGGCTGTATCGAGTGACAGTCAATACATTTCGACTCAAGCGTAGTACGCACTGCGTTCGGGATAGAAGCGTGCTGCATGATGGGCTGCAATTGCTGAGGAGTCTCGTCAAGACGAGCGTCGCCGAACGGATGTGCGCGCGCCAGCAACAGTGACGATGCCAGCGCAACGATGCTGCCGATCATTACGGTGCGCCCGGTCATGCTTTCTGCGCCAGGGAAGAGTCGGCAATGGCAAGATGACTGTGCCGTGCAATGTAATGGACTTCAGTGACGCCAAGTACGCTACGCAGCTTGCCCGCGGGAACAACCATGGGTCCAGCGTTAGGGGCCGACCCTGGAGCAGGCTGCGGAAAGGCTGTCGAAGTTGCGGTGTGGAATGCAACGTTGCCTTCGACTTTCTGGACGATCTGATGAATATGTCCATTGAGCACGGTGACTGAACCGAACCGCTTGAGGTACGAGAGGGCCTCGGCTCCGTCCTGTGTTCCCCAGCCCCATTGGGGATAGACCATCCAGAGAGGGATATGCGCAAAGATGACGATCGGTGTCGATGGGGTAAGGCGCGCAAGATCCTTCTTGAGCCATGCAAGCTGCGCCGCGCCGAGCTTACCCATGGCATCGATTTGTTGCACATTATTCAGCCCGATGAAGTGAACGCCTTTGTGGTCGAAGCTGTACCATCCATCCCCAACAGTGCCTTTGCCGAAGCGCTGGCGATACTGCGCGCCGTCGTCGATGGCGGTGTCGTGCTCGCCAGGTACATAGAAGATCTCACCCGCTCGCGCCGTCTTGATGATCTGCTGGGCCGTGTCGAACTCAGCGGGCTTCGAAGATTGGGTGATATCTCCGGTGTGAAGCAGAAGGTCAGGCGTAGCGGGTATCTGGTTGATCTTGTCGATGGCCAGCTTCAGAGTTCCGGTAACGTCCTGGTTAGCGGCCTTGTTGAATCCGATGTGACTGTCGCTGATCTGGACGAAACTGAAGGATGCTGCCTGAGCAGCTTTGCCTGCATCCGAACTTGCAGCAAATACCTTCGACGTGGGTATTCCGCCTACGATACTCCAGAGCAGCCCAGTGCCTGCCCAGGCCATGCAACTGAGAAAGTTGCGGCGGTCGATTCCGTCGTTGGCCACAGGTCCATCTGTTGATGGACTAGCAGTCTCCGCTTGCTGAGCAATGTATGCGGGCGTAAGGTTTTCCATATTCTTCATGTGTGCATCCTCTGGGGATGCAAACCGTCGGAGATACGATTTATTCCAGCCAGACGGGAATAAATCTTTGCGTCAATAGTTTTCTTATGCAGTGAGGCAAACCAGTACGATGACTCTGCTGCCATGGAGGCGCGCAGTGCAGAAGGTGGATGTCAAGCCCTCGACCTTCGAGGAGTTGGCGCTGCCGTTGTTGCCTGCACTGTACAACGTGGCGCGGTGGCTTACGCGCAGCGGCAACGATGCAGAGGATCTTGTGCAGGAAACCTTCGTGAAAGCCCTGGCAGGATTCACAGGCTTCGAACAGGGCACGAACTTCAAGGCGTGGATCTTCCGTATCCTGCGGAACACGTATCTGACCTCACGCAGTGGACTGGCTGCGCGTCGCACGGTTGCGTTGGAGGACGAGTTGGACGATCGCGGCGATGTGTCATTGCTTGACGGAGCGATCGACCGGCAGACCCCGGAGTTGAATCTGCTCCGTCTGGCCGATCAGGCAGCGGTGGCAGAGGCGATGGAAAAGCTCCCCCCTCCTCTGTTGGAGGTAGTTTTGATGTGCGACGTAGAAGAGATGAAGTACAAGGAGATCGCCGCTGTGCTTGAGGTGCCCATCGGAACCGTCATGTCGCGTATTGCTCGCGCACGGGCCTATTTGCGCCGGTTGCTCGAAGAAGATCAACGCCAGCCAAAAGGATGGAATGCATGAACGAACACCTTTCAGCCGCAACGCTTAATGCGCTGGTAGATGGCCAGCTCGCATCGGAGGAACTGCGTGCGGCGAAGGGACACCTCGACTGCTGCTCGTCCTGTACGTCCGAGGCCCTGGAATACGCGCTCTTGAAGAATTCCGTGTCACGGAACGGCCAACGCTACAGTGTGCCTGCGGAGTTCGAGATGAAGATGCGGTCATTGATCGCGAATGCGTCGGTTTTGCCGGCAATCAGGAGTGGGACAGTCCAACGCGGAGATGCTCCACGTCGTGCGGCTTTTGCCGGATGGGCTGTGGCCGCGGCCATGCTGCTCGCTGTCGGGGGAGTTGTGGTGTTGGAGCAACACATGCGCCACTCAGAAGTAGCTACGACGCAGAGCGCATCACTGGCGAGCGAGATTCTTGACCAGCATGTGGCAACATTGGCGAACAGTCAACCGCCGCAGGTCGTCTCGTCGGATCGTCATACAGTGAAGCCGTGGTTTCAGGGCAGGATTCCGTTCAGCTTCAATCTTCCTGAGGCGCTGCCACAAGATACA
This portion of the Edaphobacter sp. 4G125 genome encodes:
- a CDS encoding metallophosphoesterase family protein gives rise to the protein MKNMENLTPAYIAQQAETASPSTDGPVANDGIDRRNFLSCMAWAGTGLLWSIVGGIPTSKVFAASSDAGKAAQAASFSFVQISDSHIGFNKAANQDVTGTLKLAIDKINQIPATPDLLLHTGDITQSSKPAEFDTAQQIIKTARAGEIFYVPGEHDTAIDDGAQYRQRFGKGTVGDGWYSFDHKGVHFIGLNNVQQIDAMGKLGAAQLAWLKKDLARLTPSTPIVIFAHIPLWMVYPQWGWGTQDGAEALSYLKRFGSVTVLNGHIHQIVQKVEGNVAFHTATSTAFPQPAPGSAPNAGPMVVPAGKLRSVLGVTEVHYIARHSHLAIADSSLAQKA
- a CDS encoding MATE family efflux transporter produces the protein MTTSTATANRRTMMLEGPLTRSLFTLALPITLANILQTGYQMTDAFWVGRLGAAAVAAVAISFPVTFLIIALGSGLAIAGATLSAQYMGAGKQEMVDHVAGQTMLMVAFTSIILGGIGFIAAPYLLNLMGVAPDVYRDALGFMRVSFVGIIFVFGYAMFQALMRGIGETKLPLVIVLGTVLLNFLLDPLFIFGWGPIPATGVMGAAIATAITQALAAAVGIFIFVRGRHGIHLHWGNLKPDMEYIQRALKLGLPGSIELSTRGLSLIVLSFFAASFGTLTTAAYGVGSNILQVVMIPAMGISMAVSTMVGQNMGAGKVERASRTAVLGAITSFIGLSLAGVAAWLFAPHIVRFFVPHDAAVIAEGARYVRIMCLAWGFIGIQFCFIAVFRASGKMVMAMAIALLSQWTVQFPLVWLLSKHTSLHEHGLWWSFPISSTAGAIFSSIPFFTGGWKKKRLTDEIALKAKVTEEEIVEEGLR
- a CDS encoding TIGR03118 family protein — protein: MLGRIHYLAPLLLLPGLAQAQTGNSYTQSNLISDGSVKAQQTDPNLINPWGVAIGQQTPFWINTTGTGLSEVYDGGANKQFIVTIPPAAGSKSKSGSPTGIAFNSSTTDFVLKQGSSALFLFDSLDGTISAWNSSLTNAVTVVDNSAAGAVYTGLAIANNSTANFILTANLASGKIDVFDTKFAPANLASSFTDPTIPQGFAPFNVHVLNNQVYVMYAMQTPGGGPPTAGAGAGYISIFDTNGNFIKRAISGGNLNAPWGLVLAPASFGPFGGDLLVGNFGDGTINAFDPSTFALKGQLQDANGKVIVNDRLWEILFGENGTGDPNTLYFSAGINDEKGGLFGAITAAAPTPAGDFQIAASTSSLTVTQGTPGTIQINITPANGFGSAVSLTASGLPTGLTFQFSPSSVTPTAGKAASSTLTISGNSSTPTPTPPTNPYSTAMKGSLHSRMLLAGSLFPIGLAGLFPVIRRRRKAWKSMALCSGAFLTIALTLGGCSGATKSSSTPSSTPPVTPGTSMVTVTATSGSIVHTTTIALTVQ
- a CDS encoding TetR/AcrR family transcriptional regulator; protein product: MSRPSRNQDQLLIETAKRLYPEVGASGMSLKRVAEEAGVNLGMFSYYFGSKSNFMRKVLEALVEEAGTYATIPLPASASSIERLRCFLITLGRNYRDHRRLALAMYRDFLNQDPDVTDHLFERIQQQMIGLTPLIEECQRDGYVDGMLSMQQIISFCMGTVKTPIVVAASQERGPRRGPKLLREGTSKMLTDEAIAQRVELALRGIAKPQSARR
- a CDS encoding heme-binding domain-containing protein → MTGRTVMIGSIVALASSLLLARAHPFGDARLDETPQQLQPIMQHASIPNAVRTTLESKCIDCHSIQPRLPFYARLAPISWLVERDIVEGRKAMNLSQWNSYSTDEQDAFREKILLETRSHKMPLPQYRLIHRGSIVTTPEIDAIARWVDDSSTPDPGTLNQEVSIAADAARGKDVFQHRCTGCHSLDQNREGPHLRGVYGREAGSVTGFDYSTALKQSHIHWDEHSLERWLTDPDAFVAGNNMDFHVVKPQERADVIAFLKTMP
- a CDS encoding sigma-70 family RNA polymerase sigma factor, which produces MQKVDVKPSTFEELALPLLPALYNVARWLTRSGNDAEDLVQETFVKALAGFTGFEQGTNFKAWIFRILRNTYLTSRSGLAARRTVALEDELDDRGDVSLLDGAIDRQTPELNLLRLADQAAVAEAMEKLPPPLLEVVLMCDVEEMKYKEIAAVLEVPIGTVMSRIARARAYLRRLLEEDQRQPKGWNA
- a CDS encoding anti-sigma factor, with translation MNEHLSAATLNALVDGQLASEELRAAKGHLDCCSSCTSEALEYALLKNSVSRNGQRYSVPAEFEMKMRSLIANASVLPAIRSGTVQRGDAPRRAAFAGWAVAAAMLLAVGGVVVLEQHMRHSEVATTQSASLASEILDQHVATLANSQPPQVVSSDRHTVKPWFQGRIPFSFNLPEALPQDTKLDGANLVYLDGRPAAQLLYSIGKHRVSVFVEERTGTEILSKTLREREGYHLVSFNMGALDAIAISDVDPAKLAELVRVIEQVQNGSR